A region of Synechococcus sp. WH 8016 DNA encodes the following proteins:
- a CDS encoding dihydrolipoamide acetyltransferase family protein: MPALSSTMTEGKIVEWLKQPGDKVARGESVLVVESDKADMDVESFQEGYLAAVLMPAGSTAPVGETIGLIVETEAEIADAKAKAPTAAPSASPASAPTAPAAAAPPAPAPPAAPVAPAPVAAPAPISAPVAAPASNGRLIVSPRARKLASQMGVDLAGLRGTGPNGRIQAEDVEKAAGRPVTPPRVGEGTSAAVVAGATGAASPSAPAGNSFGAPGDTVAFNTLQAAVNRNMEASLAVPCFRVGYTITTDKLDAFYKQVKPKGVTMTALLAKAVAVTLARHPQVNAATTASGMSYPAEVNVAVAVAMEDGGLITPVLRNADRTDLYELSRQWGDLVKRSRSKQLQPEEYSTGTFTLSNLGMFGVDRFDAILPPGTGAILAVAASRPTVVAGKDGSIAVKRQMQVNLTADHRVIYGADGAAFLKDLAELIDTRPESLAL; this comes from the coding sequence ATGCCTGCCCTCAGCTCCACCATGACGGAGGGCAAAATCGTGGAGTGGCTCAAACAGCCCGGAGACAAGGTGGCCCGAGGCGAATCCGTTCTCGTTGTTGAGTCAGACAAAGCCGATATGGATGTGGAGTCCTTTCAGGAGGGCTACCTGGCTGCCGTGTTGATGCCTGCGGGAAGCACGGCCCCCGTGGGGGAAACGATCGGCTTGATCGTTGAGACGGAAGCAGAGATTGCGGACGCCAAGGCCAAAGCCCCCACCGCAGCCCCTTCAGCATCCCCAGCGTCTGCGCCAACCGCCCCAGCCGCTGCGGCACCTCCTGCTCCGGCACCTCCTGCGGCACCCGTTGCCCCAGCGCCCGTGGCGGCTCCCGCTCCCATCTCAGCTCCCGTGGCAGCACCCGCGAGCAATGGACGCTTGATCGTGAGTCCTCGGGCGCGCAAGCTGGCCTCCCAAATGGGCGTGGACCTTGCCGGTCTGCGCGGCACTGGCCCCAATGGTCGTATTCAGGCGGAAGACGTTGAAAAGGCGGCCGGGCGTCCGGTGACCCCACCAAGAGTGGGAGAGGGCACGTCAGCCGCTGTTGTGGCTGGTGCCACGGGCGCCGCTTCACCGTCGGCTCCCGCGGGGAACAGTTTTGGGGCCCCGGGCGACACCGTGGCCTTCAATACCCTTCAGGCGGCCGTGAACCGCAACATGGAAGCCAGCTTGGCGGTGCCCTGTTTCCGCGTTGGATACACGATCACCACCGACAAGCTCGATGCGTTTTACAAGCAGGTGAAGCCCAAGGGCGTCACGATGACGGCGCTTCTGGCCAAAGCCGTGGCCGTGACCTTGGCACGGCATCCGCAGGTGAATGCCGCCACCACGGCCTCTGGCATGAGCTATCCGGCTGAGGTGAATGTGGCTGTTGCCGTGGCGATGGAAGACGGCGGATTGATTACGCCTGTGTTGCGCAATGCCGATCGCACCGATCTGTATGAGTTGTCGCGTCAGTGGGGGGATCTTGTAAAGCGGTCCCGCAGCAAGCAGCTTCAGCCGGAGGAATACAGCACCGGCACCTTCACCCTCTCCAATCTGGGAATGTTTGGAGTGGATCGCTTTGATGCCATCCTGCCCCCTGGCACCGGCGCGATCCTGGCTGTTGCGGCATCTCGTCCCACCGTGGTGGCAGGCAAAGACGGCTCCATCGCTGTGAAGCGTCAGATGCAGGTGAACCTCACTGCTGATCACCGGGTGATTTATGGCGCTGACGGTGCTGCCTTCCTCAAGGATCTGGCGGAGCTCATCGATACGCGTCCGGAGAGTTTGGCTCTGTAA
- a CDS encoding YlqD family protein, with amino-acid sequence MSDGNTLTIKRSITIRAVVTPSWKEEAERELSNGIATTDQQLAQLEQEGQQVVDEVRRQSANPLDPRVQDQVAQVQQQVAAKRSELEEQKRNLLQQQAQVRELELDQIVEQGQLDSFCDVKVGDNLVSKMQVSLVVRDGVIESIDQG; translated from the coding sequence ATGTCGGACGGCAACACCCTCACGATTAAGCGCTCGATCACCATTCGTGCGGTGGTGACTCCCTCATGGAAGGAGGAGGCTGAGCGCGAGTTGAGCAATGGCATCGCCACCACGGATCAGCAGCTTGCCCAGCTGGAGCAAGAGGGACAGCAAGTGGTGGACGAAGTGCGTCGTCAAAGTGCGAATCCGCTCGACCCCCGCGTGCAGGATCAGGTGGCACAGGTGCAGCAGCAGGTGGCAGCCAAGCGCTCAGAGCTCGAGGAACAAAAGCGAAACCTGCTGCAACAACAGGCTCAAGTTCGTGAGCTAGAGCTGGATCAGATCGTTGAACAGGGTCAACTCGATAGCTTTTGCGACGTCAAAGTTGGCGATAATTTGGTCAGCAAGATGCAGGTCTCTCTCGTAGTGCGCGATGGCGTGATCGAGTCGATCGATCAGGGCTGA
- a CDS encoding AMP-binding protein — protein sequence MGSFAQASWRPTPWELKSLARQQHVQGLGRVDQLWPWLEQRHGALLAVDAPHAAHPEHFTYAELSQRIATAAAGFRSLGIREGDVVGLFAENSPRWLMADQGLMRAGAADAVRGASAPVEELRYILEDAKAVALVVQNADLWQRLQLPDQLRSQLRFVLQLEGDAVDPDVITWADLLAAGAGQQAPDPDAGRDAASAASTTATILYTSGTTGQPKGVPLTHANLLHQMRSLSCVARPEPGAPVLSVLPIWHAYERSAEYYFFSCACSQSYTTIKQLKRDLPRVKPVVMVTVPRLWEAVQAGFEDVLKTFPASRQRLLRAALANSSAYCLARRQRRNLMLMPLGRRQRMMARLKSAGRWPAHALASKLIWPKLRLQLSGGQLRFPINGGGAIAPHVDSFFEAVGIELLVGYGLTETSPVVSCRRPWRNIRGSSGQPLPDTEFRIVDAETRQPLGFRECGVVLVRGPQVMAGYLRRPEATAKVLDADGWFDTGDLGMLLPDGSVVLTGRAKDTIVLSSGENIEPAPLEEELVSSPLIEQVMLVGQDQRQLAALVVPRLEAMLAWGAEQGLRLPADLGGTPGDQDLRRLLRGELNRLLSLRVGARSDERVMGVVLVAPFTIENGLLTQTLKQRRDRISGRDRESINALYGS from the coding sequence GTGGGTTCGTTTGCACAGGCCAGCTGGCGACCAACGCCTTGGGAGTTGAAATCACTCGCCCGTCAGCAGCATGTGCAAGGCCTGGGGCGCGTGGATCAACTTTGGCCCTGGCTTGAGCAACGCCATGGAGCGCTGTTGGCTGTGGATGCTCCCCATGCCGCCCATCCGGAGCATTTCACCTACGCGGAGTTGTCGCAACGGATTGCAACGGCAGCAGCAGGGTTTCGTTCCTTGGGGATTCGTGAGGGCGATGTGGTGGGACTGTTTGCCGAAAACAGTCCTCGCTGGCTGATGGCTGATCAGGGTTTGATGCGCGCTGGTGCGGCCGATGCGGTGCGTGGCGCCTCGGCTCCTGTCGAGGAGCTGCGCTACATCCTCGAAGACGCCAAGGCCGTGGCTTTGGTGGTTCAAAACGCGGACCTATGGCAACGGCTGCAATTGCCTGATCAGCTGCGCAGCCAGCTGCGCTTTGTGCTGCAGCTCGAGGGCGATGCTGTGGATCCAGACGTGATCACTTGGGCTGATCTTTTGGCGGCTGGAGCCGGGCAACAGGCACCGGATCCAGACGCTGGCCGAGATGCCGCCAGCGCTGCAAGCACAACAGCCACCATCCTCTACACCTCTGGAACCACCGGTCAGCCCAAGGGCGTTCCGCTCACTCACGCCAACCTGCTGCATCAGATGCGCAGCTTGAGTTGCGTCGCTCGCCCAGAGCCCGGAGCTCCCGTTCTCAGCGTGTTGCCGATCTGGCATGCCTATGAACGCAGTGCGGAGTATTACTTCTTTTCCTGCGCCTGTTCGCAGAGCTACACCACGATCAAACAGCTCAAACGTGATCTCCCCAGGGTGAAGCCTGTGGTGATGGTCACGGTGCCGCGTCTTTGGGAGGCGGTGCAAGCCGGGTTTGAGGATGTCCTCAAAACATTTCCTGCCTCCAGGCAGCGCCTGCTGCGCGCGGCGCTCGCCAATAGCAGTGCCTATTGCTTGGCCCGGCGTCAGCGTCGCAACCTGATGCTGATGCCCCTGGGTCGCCGTCAGCGCATGATGGCGCGCTTGAAATCTGCCGGACGCTGGCCCGCCCATGCGCTGGCATCCAAGCTGATCTGGCCAAAGCTGAGGTTGCAGCTCAGTGGTGGTCAGCTGCGCTTCCCCATCAATGGAGGAGGAGCGATCGCTCCTCATGTGGATTCCTTTTTTGAGGCGGTGGGGATTGAGTTGTTGGTGGGCTATGGCCTCACTGAAACCAGCCCGGTCGTGAGTTGCCGGCGTCCATGGCGCAACATTCGCGGAAGTTCAGGCCAGCCCTTGCCGGATACGGAGTTCCGGATCGTGGATGCTGAGACGCGTCAGCCGCTCGGGTTTCGTGAATGTGGTGTTGTTTTGGTGCGCGGCCCCCAGGTGATGGCTGGCTATCTGCGTCGTCCAGAGGCCACAGCAAAAGTGCTCGATGCCGATGGCTGGTTTGATACCGGTGATCTGGGCATGCTCTTGCCCGATGGTTCGGTGGTCCTGACGGGGCGTGCCAAGGACACGATCGTGCTCAGCAGCGGTGAAAACATTGAGCCGGCACCTTTGGAGGAGGAGCTGGTTTCAAGCCCCTTGATTGAACAGGTGATGCTTGTTGGTCAAGATCAACGCCAGCTGGCGGCCTTGGTTGTGCCGCGCCTCGAAGCGATGTTGGCCTGGGGGGCAGAGCAGGGTCTCCGTTTGCCGGCTGATCTTGGGGGGACTCCAGGCGATCAAGACTTGCGGCGTCTGCTGCGTGGGGAACTGAATCGTCTGCTGAGTTTGCGGGTTGGAGCCCGCTCGGATGAACGGGTGATGGGTGTGGTTTTGGTGGCGCCATTCACGATTGAAAACGGCTTGCTCACGCAGACCTTGAAGCAGCGTCGCGATCGGATCAGCGGGCGTGACCGGGAGTCGATTAACGCTCTTTACGGAAGCTGA
- the lipB gene encoding lipoyl(octanoyl) transferase LipB gives MPGSTGNLLTAPDAGNRSAAFLFEPVAPVPFLQAWEWQRLWQQRLLAAEGSDREAVWILQHPPCFTLGRGATEDHLRFEPDHPPAPLHRIDRGGEVTHHAPGQLVVYPVLDLRRREPDLHWYMHQLEQVVIDVLAALGLTGQRISGLTGVWLEGRKVAAIGVGCRRWITQHGLAFNVSCGMEGFAQVVPCGISDRPVDRLQHWIPGITPAVVQPLLRDALAQRLSLSWCDLAGLDSGWYS, from the coding sequence TTGCCTGGTTCTACCGGCAACCTACTAACTGCCCCAGACGCAGGAAACCGGTCTGCGGCATTTCTTTTTGAGCCGGTTGCGCCCGTGCCGTTTCTCCAGGCCTGGGAGTGGCAACGACTCTGGCAGCAGCGATTGCTTGCTGCGGAAGGCTCAGACAGAGAAGCGGTGTGGATTCTTCAACATCCGCCTTGCTTCACCCTTGGTCGGGGAGCGACGGAGGATCACTTGCGCTTTGAGCCAGACCATCCGCCAGCGCCCCTGCATCGCATCGATCGTGGCGGGGAGGTCACCCATCACGCTCCAGGGCAGTTGGTGGTCTATCCGGTGTTGGACCTGCGCCGGCGTGAACCCGATCTGCATTGGTACATGCATCAGCTCGAACAGGTGGTGATCGATGTGTTGGCGGCATTGGGCTTGACGGGGCAACGCATCTCAGGCCTCACGGGGGTTTGGCTTGAGGGGCGAAAGGTGGCGGCCATCGGGGTGGGATGTCGTCGCTGGATCACGCAGCACGGCCTTGCTTTCAACGTGTCGTGCGGCATGGAAGGGTTTGCACAGGTTGTGCCCTGTGGCATTTCCGATCGTCCGGTGGATCGTTTGCAGCATTGGATTCCTGGCATCACCCCTGCGGTCGTGCAGCCACTGCTGCGGGATGCACTGGCCCAGCGTCTGTCCCTCAGCTGGTGCGACCTTGCTGGTCTTGATTCTGGGTGGTACTCCTAG
- the hpf gene encoding ribosome hibernation-promoting factor, HPF/YfiA family, which produces MKLLIHGRNLDVTPALREYTETKLERAIHHFDDLVKEADVHLSVARNPRVPQQTAEVTVFANGTVIRAQERSENLYASIDLVASKLARQLRRFKERHSDHGHRTTPTAANDVLLTERPTEDSLLEGKEAQLPSPGIRRKYFAMPAMSLEEARHQLEMIDHDFYLFRDKESGELQVIYHRNHGGFGVIQARN; this is translated from the coding sequence ATGAAGCTTCTGATCCATGGTCGCAATTTGGATGTGACGCCCGCACTGCGGGAATACACCGAAACAAAACTGGAACGGGCCATCCATCACTTCGACGACCTCGTCAAGGAAGCAGATGTGCACCTATCCGTCGCCAGAAACCCCCGGGTGCCGCAACAAACCGCTGAAGTCACCGTGTTTGCCAACGGCACGGTGATCCGCGCCCAGGAGAGAAGCGAAAACCTTTACGCCAGCATCGATCTGGTCGCGAGCAAGCTGGCGCGCCAGCTGCGACGGTTCAAGGAACGCCACAGCGACCATGGCCATCGCACCACCCCTACGGCGGCGAATGACGTCCTGCTCACGGAACGTCCCACGGAAGACTCCCTGCTCGAAGGGAAAGAAGCGCAGCTCCCAAGCCCAGGCATTCGGCGCAAATATTTCGCGATGCCAGCGATGAGTCTCGAAGAGGCACGCCATCAACTCGAGATGATCGACCACGACTTTTACCTCTTCCGAGACAAAGAAAGCGGTGAGCTCCAGGTGATTTATCACCGCAATCACGGTGGTTTTGGCGTAATCCAAGCGCGGAATTAA
- a CDS encoding DNA repair protein RecO, which yields MSPERRIEGLALKVGPLGEHDRLLTLLSDDVGLIRLAVPGARKPRSSLAAAVPLTTLELQVGGRSGLLRVRQLRVQHNFGNVGQRLETLTAAQALSELSISLVAGDDPVPGMLSVVLMHLERLELLARNQGEAQRESAEGERVDRTLATLVQACVHLLALGGYGLPLQTCCRTGAALSPPIGNWDWRCSLLADEGLAIGAQAGAAIQINPSELALLQRLTRLELPERQDGGLMGPRTVWLRLFTLLECWCRVHLPRPVRSFAMVKEAVHATASGGRS from the coding sequence ATGAGCCCGGAACGGCGAATCGAAGGATTGGCCTTAAAGGTGGGCCCCCTCGGAGAGCACGACAGGCTGCTCACCCTGCTCAGCGATGACGTCGGCCTGATTCGCCTGGCCGTTCCAGGGGCGCGTAAACCTCGCAGCAGCCTGGCGGCAGCGGTTCCCCTCACCACCCTGGAGCTGCAGGTGGGAGGACGCAGCGGCCTGCTTCGGGTGCGCCAACTGCGGGTGCAACACAATTTCGGCAACGTGGGCCAACGATTGGAAACGCTCACAGCCGCCCAGGCTCTGTCTGAGCTTTCGATCTCGTTGGTCGCTGGAGATGATCCCGTACCCGGAATGCTCAGTGTGGTCTTGATGCATCTCGAGCGTCTCGAGCTGCTGGCGAGGAATCAGGGTGAAGCTCAACGTGAAAGCGCTGAGGGCGAGCGTGTAGATCGAACCCTGGCAACGCTTGTTCAGGCCTGCGTTCACCTGCTCGCACTAGGCGGCTACGGCCTGCCTCTGCAAACGTGTTGCCGCACTGGAGCCGCCCTCTCTCCACCGATCGGGAATTGGGACTGGCGCTGCAGCCTGCTGGCGGACGAAGGTCTGGCCATCGGTGCGCAAGCTGGAGCAGCCATCCAGATCAACCCCTCCGAACTAGCCCTGCTTCAGCGCTTAACGCGGCTTGAACTGCCGGAACGCCAAGACGGCGGCTTGATGGGACCCAGAACCGTTTGGCTCAGACTTTTTACCCTTTTGGAGTGCTGGTGCCGCGTGCATCTCCCAAGGCCCGTACGCTCCTTTGCCATGGTGAAAGAGGCTGTTCACGCTACGGCCAGTGGTGGGCGATCATGA
- a CDS encoding MFS transporter produces the protein MVGDHDPANEHILSGPSLNSPDPALPTSANPEGRRGLQAVIHFDGFRRLWVGQIFSQLADKFYIVLMVYLIAQYWVTNTPDSNGALAEIASAIRMDFETRAQRITLLATGIYVANTIPAMVLGSVAGVWVDRWPKRRVMVASNGLRALLVLCTPLFLIPGPHWFGLSWGYWALLVMTFLESVLTQFFAPAEQASIPLLVPREHLLAANSLYQATSMGATIVGFALGDPILRGLNHLLQTVGINGGEFLLLPFCYGMAAISLSTIQMREPPRKDSSESVWKEIVAGIQVLREQSSVRGAMVHLVVLYSLLAALYVLAISLASAIQGLGPTGFGTLLAMSGLGMAIGAVLVAQMGHRFSRRRLAAAGLGTITWCLIMLGQLRGNLSTTLLLCGVLGIGAALVAIPAQTTIQEDTPESQRGRVFGLQNNLINIALSLPLVLAGALVSSIGLIPVLWVLAALSLAAALWERPWERC, from the coding sequence GTGGTGGGCGATCATGATCCGGCGAATGAACACATTTTGAGCGGCCCCTCCCTAAATAGTCCGGACCCGGCCCTGCCCACGAGCGCCAATCCCGAAGGTCGCCGCGGCCTTCAGGCCGTGATCCATTTCGATGGCTTCCGACGCCTCTGGGTCGGCCAGATCTTCTCCCAACTTGCGGACAAGTTCTACATCGTGTTGATGGTGTATTTGATTGCCCAGTACTGGGTGACCAACACGCCGGATAGCAATGGCGCCCTTGCTGAAATCGCCTCTGCGATTCGCATGGATTTCGAAACGCGAGCCCAACGGATCACCTTGCTGGCTACCGGCATCTATGTGGCCAACACCATCCCAGCGATGGTGCTCGGATCCGTGGCGGGGGTGTGGGTCGACCGCTGGCCCAAACGCAGGGTGATGGTGGCCTCCAATGGCCTAAGGGCGCTGCTTGTGCTGTGCACTCCTCTGTTCCTGATCCCTGGGCCGCACTGGTTTGGGCTGAGCTGGGGATATTGGGCCCTGTTGGTGATGACCTTTCTTGAATCGGTTCTCACCCAGTTTTTCGCCCCCGCTGAGCAAGCCTCGATCCCACTGCTGGTGCCCAGAGAACACCTGCTGGCCGCCAACTCCCTGTATCAAGCCACAAGCATGGGGGCCACGATCGTGGGCTTTGCCCTAGGCGATCCAATCCTGCGAGGACTCAACCACCTGCTTCAAACGGTGGGCATCAACGGCGGCGAATTTCTGCTGCTTCCGTTCTGTTATGGGATGGCAGCCATCAGCCTGAGCACCATCCAGATGCGCGAACCGCCGCGAAAGGACAGCAGCGAATCGGTCTGGAAAGAAATCGTGGCAGGCATTCAGGTGCTTCGAGAGCAGTCATCTGTCCGTGGAGCGATGGTGCATCTCGTGGTGCTCTACAGCCTCCTAGCCGCGCTGTATGTGCTGGCGATCAGCCTGGCGTCTGCCATCCAAGGGTTAGGGCCAACAGGCTTCGGCACCCTGCTGGCGATGAGCGGACTCGGGATGGCCATTGGCGCGGTGCTGGTGGCCCAAATGGGCCATCGCTTCAGCCGTCGTCGCCTCGCCGCGGCCGGACTGGGCACGATCACCTGGTGCCTGATCATGCTTGGCCAACTGCGCGGAAATCTCAGCACCACCCTGCTGTTGTGCGGCGTCTTGGGCATTGGTGCCGCTCTCGTTGCGATTCCGGCTCAGACCACCATTCAAGAGGACACCCCTGAATCGCAGCGGGGTCGGGTCTTTGGGCTACAAAACAACCTGATCAACATTGCTCTCAGCCTGCCCCTGGTTCTGGCCGGTGCCCTGGTGAGCAGCATTGGCTTGATCCCGGTGCTCTGGGTGCTTGCGGCCCTGTCTCTCGCTGCCGCTCTATGGGAGCGCCCTTGGGAGCGCTGCTAA
- a CDS encoding glycosyltransferase family 4 protein, with translation MAHIAWLGKKTPFCGNVTYGLSTTEALKKRGHQTSFIHFDNPGAPGSSNTSLLAHDPDVSLPYLVKSQVYTIPSPRAQRELRESLKRLQPDVVHASLTLSPLDFRLPELCQPLGIPLVATFHPPFDAGLRNLTAGTQQLSYQLYAPALSRYDRVIVFSDLQAEVLNRLGVHETRLAVIPNGVDPERWSPAPSHPVSISKELHTVRSRLGDQRIFLYMGRIATEKNVEALLRAWRLVKPAGCRLVIVGDGPLRSTLQNVYGNGIGDLLWWGYEANLNTRIALLQCAEVFVLPSLVEGLSIALLEAMACQCACVATDAGADGEVLAGGAGIVLSTQGVTTQLRTLLPVLRDQPLLTQELGRRARERVMERYRMVSNIDALEALYDTLIAENPVAA, from the coding sequence GTGGCTCACATTGCCTGGCTCGGCAAAAAAACTCCGTTCTGCGGCAATGTCACCTACGGGCTGAGCACGACAGAGGCCCTGAAGAAACGCGGCCATCAAACCAGCTTCATTCATTTCGATAACCCTGGCGCCCCCGGCAGTAGCAACACGTCGTTGCTGGCCCACGACCCGGATGTGAGCCTGCCCTACCTGGTGAAGTCTCAGGTGTACACAATCCCCTCCCCTAGGGCCCAGAGGGAGTTGCGTGAGTCCTTGAAGAGGTTGCAGCCCGATGTCGTGCACGCCAGCCTCACCCTCTCCCCCCTCGACTTCAGGCTTCCGGAGCTTTGCCAACCCTTAGGGATTCCGCTGGTCGCCACCTTTCATCCCCCCTTTGATGCGGGCTTGCGCAACCTCACAGCGGGCACGCAACAGCTCAGCTACCAGCTCTACGCACCTGCTCTCTCCCGCTACGACCGGGTGATCGTCTTTTCCGATCTTCAGGCGGAAGTGCTGAACCGTTTAGGGGTCCACGAAACGCGCCTTGCCGTCATCCCCAATGGCGTCGATCCCGAGCGCTGGTCTCCCGCCCCGAGCCATCCCGTCTCGATCAGCAAGGAACTGCATACCGTGCGCTCTCGCCTTGGTGATCAGCGCATTTTTCTGTACATGGGACGGATCGCAACCGAGAAAAATGTGGAAGCGTTGTTGCGGGCTTGGCGACTGGTCAAGCCAGCCGGCTGCAGGCTCGTGATCGTTGGGGACGGCCCCCTGCGCAGCACCCTGCAAAACGTCTACGGCAACGGGATCGGGGATCTGCTGTGGTGGGGCTACGAAGCCAATCTCAATACCCGCATTGCCCTGCTCCAATGCGCTGAGGTGTTCGTGCTCCCATCCCTGGTGGAGGGGCTCTCCATTGCCCTTCTCGAAGCCATGGCCTGCCAATGCGCCTGCGTCGCCACGGACGCTGGAGCGGATGGAGAAGTGCTGGCGGGTGGAGCCGGCATCGTGCTCAGCACGCAGGGGGTCACCACCCAGCTCCGCACCTTGCTGCCTGTTCTCCGTGATCAACCTCTGCTCACCCAGGAGCTAGGGCGGCGAGCGCGTGAGCGGGTCATGGAGCGCTACCGGATGGTGTCGAATATCGATGCTCTGGAAGCGCTTTACGACACCCTGATCGCCGAGAACCCTGTAGCCGCTTAA
- the proC gene encoding pyrroline-5-carboxylate reductase: MPFAFGVIGLGRMAQALVIPLIEQELIPADQVIAVVGRQDSVATVSQRVPSGVKIVAAADPAATDAWGASVQLLAVKPQMLDAVAASAPPRSAMPESGSSLLISVLAGIPLARLQDLFPGRVCVRAVPNTPCLVGQGLTGLAWGDGVSDQEKRQVRSFFEPVSEVLELPEERLDAFLALTSSGPAYVALMAEAMADGAVAVGMPRAQAHHLAHRTLAGTAALLHEQQLHPAALKDMVASPGGTTMAALRQLEKAGLRSALIEAVIAATQHGRGMAN, translated from the coding sequence GTGCCCTTTGCCTTTGGTGTGATCGGTCTGGGCCGGATGGCTCAGGCCCTCGTGATTCCCCTGATTGAACAGGAACTCATTCCTGCTGATCAGGTGATTGCGGTTGTTGGTCGTCAGGATTCTGTGGCAACGGTGTCTCAGCGCGTTCCTTCTGGCGTGAAGATCGTTGCGGCCGCTGATCCTGCTGCAACAGATGCTTGGGGGGCATCGGTTCAGCTTTTGGCCGTCAAGCCCCAGATGCTCGATGCAGTCGCTGCGTCAGCGCCCCCGCGATCAGCCATGCCTGAGTCGGGTTCAAGCCTTTTGATCTCCGTGCTGGCTGGGATTCCCTTGGCACGGCTCCAGGATTTGTTTCCTGGCCGGGTTTGTGTGCGTGCCGTACCCAATACCCCCTGCCTGGTGGGACAGGGACTCACGGGTTTGGCCTGGGGGGATGGCGTCTCTGATCAGGAGAAGCGGCAAGTGCGTTCCTTTTTTGAACCTGTCAGTGAGGTTCTCGAGCTTCCTGAAGAACGGCTTGATGCTTTTCTTGCGCTCACCTCCTCTGGCCCTGCCTATGTGGCCTTAATGGCGGAAGCGATGGCCGATGGTGCTGTTGCCGTGGGCATGCCTCGGGCTCAGGCCCATCATTTGGCCCACCGAACCCTCGCTGGAACCGCCGCCTTATTGCATGAGCAACAGCTTCACCCCGCTGCGCTCAAAGACATGGTGGCCTCTCCGGGTGGCACCACCATGGCGGCGTTGCGTCAGCTTGAAAAAGCGGGGTTGCGCTCGGCCTTGATTGAAGCCGTGATCGCTGCTACGCAGCATGGTCGGGGGATGGCTAACTAA
- a CDS encoding cell division protein SepF has translation MSLISRLRAVVAGDDYLDGDYDDLDYDTGEQDEIEEGPSHSMTSALATLDSSNPFESEQSFTGSNVIGMPGISTGTAEVSLMEPRSFDEMPGAIQALRERKTVILNLTMMEPDQAQRAVDFVAGGTFAIDGHQERVGESIFLFAPSCVTVTNATQDEASVPTHVSKDVEQASSEASIAPTPAWSATSATAL, from the coding sequence GTGTCGCTGATTTCTCGTCTTCGTGCGGTCGTTGCGGGTGATGATTACCTCGATGGTGATTATGACGATCTCGATTACGACACTGGCGAACAGGACGAAATCGAGGAAGGTCCTTCTCACTCCATGACGAGTGCTCTGGCAACGCTTGATTCGAGCAATCCTTTTGAAAGTGAGCAATCTTTCACTGGATCCAATGTGATCGGCATGCCTGGTATCAGTACCGGTACCGCTGAAGTTTCCTTGATGGAACCTCGCAGTTTTGATGAAATGCCTGGAGCGATCCAAGCCCTGCGTGAGCGCAAAACGGTGATCCTCAATCTCACGATGATGGAGCCAGATCAAGCGCAACGCGCAGTGGACTTCGTGGCTGGTGGAACCTTCGCTATTGATGGCCATCAAGAACGGGTTGGCGAAAGCATTTTTCTGTTCGCGCCGAGCTGCGTGACCGTCACGAACGCCACCCAGGACGAAGCCTCCGTTCCAACCCACGTTTCCAAGGACGTCGAGCAAGCTTCTTCTGAGGCCAGCATCGCTCCAACTCCCGCCTGGAGTGCCACAAGCGCTACCGCACTTTGA
- a CDS encoding YggS family pyridoxal phosphate-dependent enzyme — protein MASSSTESQTIQARWQAIHADCPAAVHLLAVSKGHPAMAVRELADLGQVDFGESRVQEALPKQQNLADLSGLRWHFIGRLQANKVRAVVRAFPVIHSIDSQALAERTSRIALEEKKSPEVFFQVKLRDDPAKGGWEPDSLREVWPELQSLPGLKPIGLMTMAPLGLGPEERQSLFHECRTLADELALPECSMGMSGDWKQAAKAGATWVRVGSGLFGPRPERLV, from the coding sequence ATGGCGTCCAGCAGCACAGAATCTCAGACGATTCAGGCGCGTTGGCAGGCGATTCACGCTGATTGTCCAGCCGCCGTGCATTTGCTGGCTGTCAGCAAAGGCCACCCGGCCATGGCGGTGCGTGAGCTTGCCGACTTGGGGCAAGTGGACTTTGGGGAGAGCAGGGTGCAGGAGGCACTCCCCAAACAACAAAACTTGGCAGACCTCAGCGGCTTGCGTTGGCATTTCATTGGACGTTTGCAGGCCAACAAAGTTCGGGCTGTCGTGCGGGCCTTCCCTGTGATTCATTCCATCGACTCTCAGGCCCTCGCAGAGCGCACCTCCAGGATTGCCTTAGAGGAAAAAAAGAGTCCCGAGGTTTTTTTTCAGGTCAAACTTCGCGACGACCCGGCGAAGGGTGGCTGGGAGCCGGATAGCTTGCGGGAGGTTTGGCCAGAGCTGCAGTCACTGCCGGGCTTGAAACCCATCGGGCTGATGACCATGGCCCCCCTTGGCCTGGGGCCTGAAGAGCGTCAGAGCCTCTTTCATGAGTGCAGAACCCTCGCGGATGAGCTGGCTCTGCCCGAATGCTCGATGGGGATGAGCGGCGACTGGAAGCAGGCTGCGAAAGCTGGTGCCACCTGGGTTCGCGTGGGATCTGGATTGTTTGGCCCGCGGCCTGAACGCTTGGTTTGA